The sequence below is a genomic window from candidate division WOR-3 bacterium.
AGTTTCTTGCTTGTCCAGGATATCCAGGGGATTGCGAAGGATATAGAGAACCCATCTCAGAGGAAGTTCTTAATGAAAAATGCCCGAAATGTGGAGGAGAGGTAATTTTAAAAGAAGGTAAGTTTGGAAGATTCAAGGCTTGTAAAAATTATCCTGATTGCGATTGGACTGCTTCTATTTCTACAGGGGTTAGGTGCCCTCAATGTGAGAATGGAGAATTTTTAGAGAAAAGATCTAAAAAAGGGAGAATTTATTATCCTTGTTCAAATGAGAATTGTAATAACATTTTGTGGAATAAACCAATTCTTCGGGAGTGTTCTAATTGTGGTGCTCCATTTATGGTGGAAAAAATAAAGAGAAAAGAAAATTATTTTTATTGTATTAAATGCAAAAACGAGGAAAAGAGTTCTTAATTATTGGAGAAAACTTTTTATTTTTGAAATTATTGAATTTCTAAATAGATGGAGTTGAAGATGCCCTGTTGGAAACCAGATTATCTTTGGCTTTCCTAAAGCCTTGTGTAAAAGAATGGTTGATTTTCTTGGTATTATTAAGTCAAATAGAGCATTTATCATAAGAACTTTTTCGGGTTTAATCATAGGGGCAAAACATAAAGGATCAAAGTAAAGACAAATAATGTTTGTTTTAATGTTAAAAGGAATTTCTCCTTTTATTACAGATTCTAAAAAGGGCTTAAGGAGAGTTCTTGCTTTTATGCAATTTTTATAAGTTATACCTTTCTTTTTATAAGCTGTTCTTAATTTAAAAAGGAGAGGACTCTTCCAAGTTATTATACTATAATCACCACCTCCTAAGATAAAAACACCTTTATTAATTCTCTTATCTAGAGCCATAGCCATAATGGAAAAAATGCTTCCAAGACTTATTCCTATTATTGAGATTTCTTTATATCCGAGTTTCTTTAGGATATTTACAGTTTTAATTATATCCAAGGTTCCCTGTTTAAAAAAATTTAAAGTGAAGATTCCATCCCAAAGAGAAGAAAGCAAATCTTTTCCTGTTCTACGGTGTCTTTGATAGGGGAGGTCTATATAACAAGCTCCTATTTGAGGAGGAACAATCTTTATATATGAGTCCCATTTTGACCCTAATTCCATTCCAAGCCCATGAACTAAAATACAAACTTTTCTTTTTTGAGGTGAATCTTTAAGTAGCAAGTATACGTTATCGTTTATTTCGTTAAATGTATTTACTGGGGATTTAAATCTAATTTCAAATAGGTCATTTTTTAATTTTGTTTTTTTAAATGAAGGAACTTCTTCAAAGATCCTAGGAGGAAGAATCATTAAATTAATTTATTCTATTTAGTCAATCCAGTATAGAATTCTTCCACAATTTGGGCAGGTAATAACAGATTTATTTTTTTGCTCAGGAGCAATCATTTGAGTTGGAAAAAGTAGGTAACATCCTTGACAGATATTGTTTACCACAGGAACTACAGCACTACCATATCTTTTTGTCAATCTGCTATATTTTCTATACAAGTGATCCTTTATTTGAGAGACAATGCTTGCCCTTGCTTCTTCCATTTTTTTCATATTGTCTATCTCAAAGCCTACTTCTTCTTCTCCTTTTTTCTCTTTCCGAAGAATATCTAATTCCTGTAAAGAAATTAAAAGTAAAAGTTGTTTATCCATTTAAACTCCAAAAAGGTTACTAAGTTCAACTTTGAATTCTTCTTCATTATTTATTTTAAACAATTTTTCATCAGATGAGATTTCATTAAATGTCTCGGCTATTTTCCCAAGAAGAATCAGATATTCCCTTTTTGAAGAATAAGGAGGTGCCACTACAAGAAAAACAAGCCGAACTGGCTTTTTATCCTGTGATTCAAAATCTATCGGCCTTTTAGGACGTCCTACAACAACCATCAGGTCTTTTACTGCTAAACTTCTTGTGTGAGGAATTGCTATACCGTTGCCAATTCCTGTAGAGCCAATTTTTTCCCTTTGTATAACTGCATTTGTTAGAATTTCTTCTTTATCTTTACTTAAATTTAAAGCCTTAACCAAAATCTTTATTAACTCAAATTTCTCTTCTGCCTCAATATTCAATAAAACTTTTATATCTTTAAGAATTTTACTAACTAAGGCTT
It includes:
- a CDS encoding C4-type zinc ribbon domain-containing protein, with translation MDKQLLLLISLQELDILRKEKKGEEEVGFEIDNMKKMEEARASIVSQIKDHLYRKYSRLTKRYGSAVVPVVNNICQGCYLLFPTQMIAPEQKNKSVITCPNCGRILYWID
- a CDS encoding PTS sugar transporter subunit IIA, encoding MEKALVSKILKDIKVLLNIEAEEKFELIKILVKALNLSKDKEEILTNAVIQREKIGSTGIGNGIAIPHTRSLAVKDLMVVVGRPKRPIDFESQDKKPVRLVFLVVAPPYSSKREYLILLGKIAETFNEISSDEKLFKINNEEEFKVELSNLFGV